From the genome of Rathayibacter sp. VKM Ac-2759, one region includes:
- a CDS encoding LysR family transcriptional regulator, whose amino-acid sequence MSDDAEWPAILRLLPVLVAVGQTGSVTAAAAELGVPQPTASRSLARLAALVGTSLTRREGRGVVLTEAGARLADAAQDGMALIRAGLAEVRQAGDLENGRISIAFQTLLGESYVPDVIRRFRRRWPRVGFGLRHGSRALCLRAVGDGEAELAIIADPPTLPGTTTTVLYTEPLLAVVHHRHPLAARRSVTVEDLRGLDLIMLSPGYGLHESARRLLSFDGRDPVPAFEVGDYRAARGLAAAGLGITILPPSPSSIDDGVREIPIDDPRAHREIGVLVRSSANPVVPEFVRALRAAAGARGRVVD is encoded by the coding sequence ATGAGTGATGACGCCGAGTGGCCCGCGATCCTGCGCCTCCTGCCGGTCCTGGTCGCCGTGGGCCAGACGGGGAGCGTCACCGCTGCAGCGGCCGAGCTCGGCGTGCCGCAGCCGACCGCGAGCCGCTCCCTGGCCCGCCTCGCCGCGCTCGTCGGCACGTCGCTGACGCGCCGGGAGGGCCGAGGAGTCGTCCTCACCGAGGCGGGCGCGCGCCTCGCCGACGCCGCGCAGGACGGCATGGCGCTGATCCGCGCCGGTCTCGCCGAGGTGCGCCAGGCGGGCGACCTCGAGAACGGACGGATCTCGATCGCGTTCCAGACCCTGCTCGGCGAGAGCTACGTGCCCGATGTGATCCGCCGCTTCCGCCGGCGCTGGCCGCGGGTCGGCTTCGGGCTGCGTCACGGCTCGCGGGCGCTGTGCCTCCGGGCGGTCGGCGACGGGGAGGCGGAGCTCGCGATCATCGCGGACCCGCCGACCCTGCCCGGCACCACCACGACCGTCCTGTACACCGAGCCGCTGCTGGCGGTCGTGCACCACCGCCATCCGCTCGCCGCGCGCCGATCGGTGACGGTGGAGGATCTGCGCGGGCTCGACCTGATCATGCTGTCGCCCGGCTACGGGCTGCACGAGTCGGCCCGGCGGCTCCTGTCGTTCGACGGGCGCGACCCCGTGCCCGCCTTCGAGGTCGGCGACTACCGCGCCGCGCGAGGGCTGGCGGCGGCCGGGCTGGGCATCACGATCCTCCCGCCGAGCCCCTCCTCGATCGACGACGGGGTGCGCGAGATCCCGATCGACGATCCGCGCGCCCACCGCGAGATCGGCGTCCTCGTGCGCTCGAGCGCCAATCCGGTGGTCCCCGAGTTCGTGCGGGCGCTGCGGGCGGCGGCCGGAGCGCGGGGCCGCGTGGTCGACTGA